The following proteins come from a genomic window of Bradyrhizobium paxllaeri:
- a CDS encoding DUF4238 domain-containing protein: MKKRRQHHVWQHYLKSWTVDDLLYCLRDGAIFATGANSVAVDRDFYKLQNLTDDDLALIKMLVIDPGHPLAKRHHEDLLVNLVGPARLVEQNRHRLNNLDKIEALLDVHQTNALEDYHSGVESRFLPLLDMILAGDLSFYESDAQCVTFLHFICMQTMRTKGVKERTIDRVKRHNGKELARIWDIMSPMFAFNIGMSLFLERKQRKLALLDNNTNTPFITGDQPIINLRGDGVRPPTELCFYYPVSPRSALLLTEANEQPAFSSASLTAAQVGELNQEMLRASHSQLFGQSKDSLLLVKG, encoded by the coding sequence ATGAAGAAGCGGCGACAGCACCACGTTTGGCAGCATTATCTGAAGTCGTGGACGGTTGACGATCTGCTCTATTGCTTGAGAGATGGCGCGATATTTGCCACCGGCGCGAACAGCGTTGCCGTGGATCGCGACTTTTATAAGCTGCAGAATCTGACTGACGACGACCTCGCCTTGATCAAGATGCTGGTGATTGATCCCGGTCATCCTCTTGCGAAGCGGCATCACGAGGATCTGCTCGTAAATCTTGTGGGGCCCGCCCGCCTTGTCGAACAAAACCGGCATCGGCTTAACAACCTCGATAAGATCGAGGCACTGCTCGATGTCCACCAGACCAATGCCCTGGAGGATTATCATTCAGGCGTCGAAAGTCGGTTCTTGCCGCTCCTCGACATGATACTGGCGGGCGACCTTTCGTTCTACGAAAGCGACGCTCAATGCGTTACATTTTTGCACTTCATCTGTATGCAGACCATGCGAACGAAGGGCGTGAAGGAAAGGACGATCGACCGCGTCAAGCGCCACAATGGAAAGGAGCTAGCACGTATATGGGACATCATGAGTCCCATGTTCGCCTTCAACATCGGCATGAGCCTCTTTCTTGAACGCAAGCAGCGAAAGCTGGCCTTGCTCGATAACAATACGAATACGCCATTCATCACCGGGGATCAGCCAATCATAAACTTACGTGGCGATGGCGTCCGGCCTCCAACAGAACTCTGTTTCTACTATCCGGTTTCTCCGCGTTCAGCGCTTCTGTTGACGGAAGCCAATGAGCAGCCCGCGTTCTCGTCCGCGAGTCTGACCGCGGCGCAGGTCGGAGAGCTGAATCAGGAGATGCTTCGAGCTTCTCACAGCCAACTCTTTGGGCAGAGCAAGGACTCGTTGCTTCTCGTCAAGGGCTAG
- a CDS encoding phospholipase D family protein — protein MPTPEFILQGFTSTTHIDALHRVFDLPDVQKVLVSTAFASEGGVERIEEHLVPHVACTTVFVGIRNGATSYQGLARLHRVVNEIYTVDTGSRTVIFHPKLYLVRGRERARLIIGSANLTLAGLHYNIEAGMLLDFDLADVADKAEVDKIEMLFSASVTDYPRHIVKVGNIADLDELLAMKRLIDESVASSAREAIDSDAVASASEEIDVDEDADDSAIPRIRLKTGSLRSRAVKEHFVSNDTEHDKIPAEESEPVGLPPPVIDTEVEVVPRDATRFAFRTSRQSSRRGEGPRVRARRLRAEAKAEGKKWYFTGEPCIYGHVEDRLVSNGKCRECNRLDSERSNRLGLYR, from the coding sequence ATGCCCACACCCGAATTCATCCTTCAGGGTTTCACGTCGACCACGCATATCGATGCGTTGCATCGAGTATTTGATCTACCGGACGTTCAAAAGGTTCTGGTGAGCACCGCGTTCGCTTCTGAGGGAGGCGTGGAGCGGATTGAAGAACATCTAGTCCCACATGTGGCCTGCACGACTGTATTTGTGGGCATTCGAAACGGCGCTACGTCGTATCAAGGGTTGGCTCGGCTGCATCGCGTGGTAAACGAGATCTACACTGTAGATACGGGCTCCCGGACAGTAATCTTCCATCCCAAATTATACCTCGTGCGCGGGAGAGAGCGTGCGCGCCTGATCATAGGTAGCGCCAATCTCACTCTTGCGGGGTTGCACTACAATATCGAAGCCGGAATGCTGCTCGATTTCGATTTGGCGGACGTAGCCGACAAGGCGGAGGTTGACAAAATTGAGATGCTTTTTTCCGCCTCTGTGACGGATTACCCGAGACATATAGTCAAGGTTGGCAATATCGCTGATCTTGACGAACTGTTGGCAATGAAGCGACTCATCGATGAAAGTGTCGCGTCTTCGGCACGCGAAGCTATCGATAGCGATGCGGTGGCTTCCGCAAGCGAAGAGATTGACGTTGATGAAGATGCCGACGACAGCGCGATTCCGCGAATACGACTTAAGACGGGATCTCTGCGAAGCAGAGCCGTCAAAGAACACTTCGTCTCGAACGATACCGAGCACGACAAAATACCTGCCGAAGAAAGTGAACCAGTCGGGCTTCCGCCGCCTGTGATCGACACAGAGGTTGAAGTGGTACCGCGAGATGCCACGCGGTTCGCGTTCAGGACTTCGCGTCAGAGCAGCAGACGCGGCGAAGGTCCCAGGGTACGAGCACGAAGACTGCGGGCGGAAGCTAAGGCAGAGGGAAAGAAGTGGTACTTTACAGGCGAGCCCTGCATCTATGGTCATGTCGAGGATCGGCTGGTCAGCAACGGCAAGTGTCGGGAGTGCAATCGGTTAGATTCCGAACGGTCTAATCGGCTAGGACTCTACCGCTGA
- a CDS encoding helix-turn-helix domain-containing protein: MERLKKKLNLHDTKLAELVGVDQSSVHRALNRKPPRLTPTLEKLCNYAKKRLSVDGSQLADNGKEQLAKAVAGVWDGSPAGLNKLLTLLRDLGDLVTRD, from the coding sequence GTGGAAAGGCTAAAAAAGAAGCTTAATCTGCACGATACGAAACTGGCAGAGTTGGTCGGCGTAGACCAGTCGAGCGTCCATCGGGCTTTGAACCGGAAGCCGCCGCGGCTCACGCCGACTTTGGAAAAATTATGCAATTATGCAAAAAAACGTCTTTCCGTCGATGGCTCGCAACTGGCCGACAATGGAAAGGAGCAATTGGCCAAAGCGGTTGCCGGAGTTTGGGACGGGTCGCCCGCGGGATTGAACAAGCTGCTCACGCTGTTGCGTGATCTGGGGGATCTTGTCACCCGCGACTGA
- a CDS encoding NADAR family protein — translation MKEIRFYRASEKPYGVFSNLYRRQIIFEGREYPTSEHAYQAGKARKDEVREWLMAAPSPALLAMAAHGLYQWDISPDWSRVKFDRMRGVLMAKFTQHPDLAAILLDTKDAVLIETATVDNAVNRLWGEVPGKGGKNMLGVLLMEVREHFAQNNSKKRRKVTMQAAE, via the coding sequence ATGAAGGAAATCCGCTTTTATCGTGCAAGCGAGAAGCCGTATGGAGTGTTCAGCAACCTCTACCGGCGGCAGATCATCTTCGAGGGGCGCGAGTATCCCACCTCCGAGCATGCCTATCAGGCCGGGAAAGCGCGCAAGGACGAGGTCCGGGAATGGCTCATGGCCGCCCCCTCACCCGCGCTGCTTGCGATGGCAGCGCACGGTCTCTACCAGTGGGACATCTCCCCCGACTGGTCGAGAGTCAAGTTCGACCGCATGAGGGGCGTGCTGATGGCGAAGTTCACCCAACATCCCGACCTGGCGGCGATTCTCCTCGACACCAAGGATGCCGTGCTGATCGAGACTGCAACCGTCGACAACGCCGTGAACAGGCTGTGGGGAGAAGTACCCGGCAAGGGGGGTAAGAATATGCTCGGGGTGCTGCTGATGGAGGTCCGCGAGCACTTCGCGCAGAACAACAGTAAGAAGCGGCGCAAAGTCACGATGCAGGCCGCCGAATAA
- a CDS encoding PfkB family carbohydrate kinase, producing the protein MKQLEFSRESPRPAVAGTGLTAVDRVYANDYSAPTEALGGSCGNVLLSLAMLGHPVFPVVNLGDDDHGRFLFNEFERGGCETRYISRAHTGSSPVIVEIVDTTSATHHFTTTCPQTFVRFPKWRSIDRDHVCQAAETLKSVSVFYADRVSESIILAMEEAKRASALIFFEPASADGELFARAVRYATVIKLSDDTVGKSVADDDLDPRTIVIRTHGARGLTVSNGNVRRYFPSSVAPRVVDTCGSGDMVTTGLLDLVLKRWYRDGSWKVEDIFDGVEVGQRLAALNCGFTGARGLFQAAGASHVRDMLDRGLDEVSTAYWTALGSCDR; encoded by the coding sequence TTGAAGCAGCTGGAATTTTCTCGAGAGTCGCCGCGGCCTGCCGTCGCCGGTACCGGTCTGACTGCGGTCGATCGGGTCTACGCGAACGACTACTCGGCGCCGACGGAGGCTTTGGGCGGCTCGTGCGGGAACGTGCTGCTATCGCTTGCCATGCTGGGCCATCCCGTCTTTCCGGTAGTCAATCTCGGCGATGACGACCATGGCCGCTTCCTTTTCAATGAGTTTGAGAGGGGCGGATGCGAGACCCGTTATATCTCAAGGGCCCACACGGGAAGCTCTCCTGTCATCGTCGAAATCGTCGACACAACCAGTGCGACTCACCATTTCACGACGACGTGCCCTCAGACATTCGTCCGGTTTCCAAAATGGCGCTCGATTGACCGCGACCACGTCTGCCAGGCCGCCGAGACGTTGAAGTCGGTATCGGTTTTCTATGCCGACAGGGTTTCGGAATCGATCATTCTTGCGATGGAAGAAGCCAAGCGAGCGAGCGCCCTGATCTTCTTCGAGCCGGCATCAGCCGACGGTGAACTGTTCGCTCGAGCTGTGCGATACGCTACCGTGATCAAGCTTTCCGACGACACCGTTGGGAAAAGCGTTGCTGACGACGATCTTGATCCTAGAACGATAGTCATCAGAACTCACGGCGCGCGCGGACTGACCGTTTCGAACGGGAACGTCAGGCGTTATTTTCCGTCAAGTGTTGCTCCGCGAGTCGTCGACACATGCGGATCGGGCGACATGGTGACGACCGGCCTGCTCGATCTTGTCCTGAAGCGCTGGTATCGAGACGGAAGTTGGAAGGTCGAAGATATCTTCGACGGGGTCGAGGTTGGCCAGCGCCTAGCGGCACTGAACTGCGGCTTTACCGGTGCTCGCGGTCTTTTCCAGGCTGCGGGTGCGAGCCACGTCCGGGATATGCTCGATAGAGGTCTCGACGAGGTTTCTACCGCGTATTGGACGGCGCTCGGAAGCTGCGACCGCTGA
- a CDS encoding HAD hydrolase family protein: MTAVFTTKLTGLCNTISATCDGEISFLAEALERAADYPVAAVGSGGSAVAAEFLSSCRTSLFHSATAVTTPMAFALDPVLPKWGVWLFTAGGENADIRAAFRTAIKEHARRIDVVTARGRSLVADAGAEDVRLHVVPVTDQKDGFLATHSLTATITSLLLASDHVAGNDVDQRSAQVRARSENLLRSSYRARLIETVAGSWDSGRDTLIILHDPALTAAAVMIETSCWEAGLCGVQRTDFRNFAHGRHVWLDRYAERTVLLSLTCGRSQPFWDSIRSCIPPTIPQMHFGFGAPGRHTLFDAVLSSFSIVEGLGEATGIDPGKPGVADFGRLIYDSQDLLVAIESEDAATRRKRRSEQKADEPDRTDALWCTHRDEFIERLGAAEFGAVILDYDGTMVATDKRLKPPTGPVIDAIKKLLDGGIAIALATGRGGSVGEDLRKCLSAEHCERVLVGYYNGAHIVPLSVDIRGTPPKADAAILDAFECIRAEAGMFLGGWLPKENPLQITIGIEKLVSSADGLRKLREIVSYRPSLKLVRSGHSIDICPAWAAKTRVLEVIQAGMSDGRLQMLAIGDSGDRHGNDFDLLGGDFGLSVDRVCDREISCWNLLPGNVSGPDGLLRILSGMRLTGEGRAQLDVSVLRGT; the protein is encoded by the coding sequence ATGACCGCAGTGTTCACAACGAAGTTGACCGGCCTCTGCAATACCATCTCGGCGACGTGCGATGGCGAAATCAGCTTTTTAGCCGAGGCGCTCGAGCGCGCGGCCGATTATCCCGTGGCCGCAGTCGGAAGCGGAGGCTCCGCTGTCGCTGCCGAGTTCTTATCGTCTTGTCGGACTTCGCTTTTCCATTCGGCGACGGCGGTGACGACGCCGATGGCGTTCGCGCTCGATCCTGTCTTGCCGAAGTGGGGTGTCTGGCTGTTCACTGCTGGCGGCGAGAACGCGGATATCCGCGCAGCATTCCGGACTGCCATCAAGGAACATGCCCGCCGGATCGATGTCGTCACCGCACGGGGCAGAAGTCTTGTCGCTGATGCGGGGGCCGAGGACGTCAGGCTACACGTCGTTCCCGTAACCGATCAAAAGGACGGTTTTCTGGCGACGCACTCGCTGACGGCGACCATCACGTCGTTGCTCCTCGCAAGCGATCACGTTGCCGGGAATGACGTCGATCAAAGAAGTGCTCAAGTGCGAGCGAGATCGGAGAACCTCTTGAGGTCTTCGTACCGCGCTCGCTTGATCGAGACTGTCGCTGGCTCTTGGGATTCCGGGCGCGATACGCTGATTATACTCCACGATCCCGCCCTGACAGCAGCTGCAGTCATGATCGAAACAAGTTGTTGGGAAGCCGGGCTATGCGGAGTGCAGCGAACGGATTTTCGCAACTTCGCGCATGGTCGGCACGTCTGGCTTGACCGGTATGCGGAACGCACGGTTCTTCTTTCGCTGACCTGCGGTCGAAGCCAGCCGTTTTGGGATTCGATCCGGTCTTGTATTCCGCCCACGATACCGCAGATGCATTTTGGCTTCGGCGCGCCCGGCCGACATACCCTCTTTGATGCGGTACTGAGCTCATTCAGTATCGTCGAAGGCTTGGGGGAGGCTACGGGTATCGATCCCGGGAAGCCTGGGGTCGCCGATTTCGGACGCTTGATCTACGACAGCCAGGACCTGCTTGTCGCGATCGAGAGTGAAGATGCGGCCACGCGCAGAAAGCGTCGATCGGAGCAGAAGGCGGATGAGCCGGATAGAACGGATGCACTCTGGTGCACGCACCGCGACGAGTTCATCGAGCGCCTTGGAGCCGCGGAGTTCGGTGCCGTCATCCTCGACTATGACGGGACAATGGTGGCGACGGACAAAAGGCTCAAGCCGCCCACTGGTCCCGTGATCGACGCTATCAAGAAGCTCCTGGACGGCGGCATAGCCATCGCGCTTGCGACTGGCCGAGGAGGATCGGTCGGCGAGGATTTGCGCAAGTGCCTTTCGGCAGAGCACTGCGAGCGCGTGCTCGTTGGCTATTACAACGGAGCGCACATCGTTCCGCTCTCTGTCGATATTCGAGGAACTCCGCCGAAAGCTGATGCCGCGATTTTGGACGCTTTCGAATGCATCCGAGCCGAAGCTGGGATGTTCCTCGGTGGATGGCTTCCGAAGGAAAATCCGCTACAGATCACGATCGGTATCGAAAAACTGGTCTCGTCCGCCGACGGCCTTCGTAAGCTGCGCGAGATCGTGAGTTACCGCCCGTCACTGAAATTGGTCCGCTCGGGACATTCGATCGACATCTGTCCCGCCTGGGCAGCCAAGACACGCGTCTTGGAGGTAATTCAAGCCGGGATGAGCGACGGCCGTCTTCAAATGCTGGCAATCGGCGATAGCGGTGATCGCCATGGCAATGACTTCGATTTGCTGGGTGGAGACTTCGGACTAAGCGTGGACCGGGTTTGCGATCGCGAGATTTCCTGTTGGAATCTCTTGCCCGGCAACGTCTCGGGTCCTGATGGTCTGTTAAGGATACTCAGCGGCATGCGCCTGACGGGTGAGGGCCGCGCGCAATTGGATGTATCCGTGTTGCGAGGGACTTGA
- a CDS encoding phosphoribosyltransferase-like protein: MNDRMALSLLAEVMGWPEDDQAVATREYAWLRMMSAVKYDGYSYFRAGVRFLESLATWLKQFDPADRAAAYDFVKKRLVYISLSEMQCLVETFVPEVVTPHLRRTVAHQLGIKPYEVWTDKSGADAFTRCLRKTLFVGMSDGSRIDMLRRANAGRISTEQVVPMMNVDKEKWLDLSKNLRQAHGMTPTEQFDCVYLIDDFTASGTTFIRKNADGEWKGKLKKFNDLIRDARDSVGDGFPIAENYELHIHHYISSAQARSALMKRLEIAKAEWSEWTCSDYTVTEGLLLPDTLPLARPSDGAMLDLGDKYYDHEIFTRAEKHCREAGQSDMKLGYADCALPIILEHNTPNNSVPLLWAETAGNGGARAMRPLFYRRDRHGSLQ, translated from the coding sequence TTGAACGACAGGATGGCTCTGAGTCTTTTAGCTGAAGTGATGGGCTGGCCAGAAGACGATCAAGCGGTTGCAACTCGCGAGTATGCTTGGCTGCGAATGATGTCCGCGGTGAAGTACGATGGCTATTCGTACTTCCGAGCAGGCGTGCGCTTTCTCGAGAGTCTCGCTACGTGGCTTAAGCAGTTCGATCCAGCCGATCGGGCCGCAGCGTACGATTTTGTAAAGAAGCGCCTTGTCTATATTTCGCTGTCCGAGATGCAGTGCTTGGTCGAGACCTTCGTGCCTGAGGTCGTCACACCCCATCTTCGGCGAACGGTAGCGCATCAGCTCGGTATCAAGCCATATGAAGTGTGGACCGACAAGAGCGGTGCGGACGCGTTCACGCGATGTCTGCGCAAGACGTTGTTCGTCGGGATGAGCGACGGGAGTCGCATCGACATGCTTCGCCGTGCGAACGCTGGTCGGATTTCGACAGAGCAAGTCGTACCGATGATGAATGTCGACAAGGAGAAGTGGCTCGATCTCAGCAAGAATCTCAGGCAGGCCCACGGAATGACGCCGACCGAACAGTTCGACTGCGTCTACTTGATTGACGACTTCACCGCCTCTGGTACGACGTTCATTCGCAAGAACGCCGACGGCGAGTGGAAGGGAAAGCTAAAGAAGTTTAACGATTTGATCCGCGATGCGCGCGACAGCGTCGGCGATGGCTTCCCGATCGCGGAGAATTACGAATTGCATATCCATCACTACATTTCCAGCGCCCAGGCCAGGTCGGCGCTAATGAAGCGGCTGGAGATAGCTAAAGCGGAATGGAGCGAATGGACCTGCTCCGACTATACCGTGACGGAAGGCCTGCTCCTGCCGGACACTCTTCCTCTGGCGCGGCCCTCCGACGGGGCGATGCTCGACCTTGGCGATAAGTACTACGACCATGAGATATTCACGCGCGCCGAGAAGCATTGCCGCGAAGCGGGGCAGAGCGACATGAAGCTCGGATACGCCGATTGTGCTCTGCCCATCATCTTGGAGCACAATACTCCGAACAACAGTGTCCCGCTACTATGGGCTGAAACGGCGGGTAACGGCGGCGCACGTGCGATGCGACCTCTGTTCTACCGACGCGACAGGCACGGGTCTCTTCAATGA
- a CDS encoding Spy/CpxP family protein refolding chaperone has protein sequence MRKFAIAAVAVLAIAGSTAVYAQHRHWGYGHMRMSPEDRAAFADARIAAVHAGLKLSAEQEKLWPPVEAAVKEFAKLRIDRANARMSSRDDSDQQKPDDPVARLRDRAENMAASAAAMKKIADAADPLYKTLDDGQKRRLAVLTRMDRFREGWRHRRFEREMGRDRDFDRHRGYDRDRYDRNGGPDRNGSERL, from the coding sequence ATGAGGAAGTTCGCCATCGCAGCGGTCGCGGTTCTCGCCATCGCCGGCTCCACCGCTGTTTACGCCCAGCACCGCCATTGGGGCTATGGCCATATGCGGATGAGCCCGGAGGACCGGGCGGCTTTTGCGGACGCGCGGATCGCGGCGGTCCATGCCGGCCTCAAGCTTTCGGCCGAGCAGGAAAAGCTGTGGCCGCCGGTCGAGGCGGCGGTGAAGGAGTTCGCCAAGCTCAGGATCGATCGCGCCAATGCGCGGATGAGCTCGCGGGACGATTCCGACCAGCAGAAGCCGGACGATCCGGTCGCCCGGCTGCGTGACCGGGCCGAGAACATGGCGGCCTCGGCGGCGGCCATGAAGAAGATCGCGGACGCGGCCGATCCGCTCTACAAGACGCTGGATGACGGCCAGAAGCGCCGGCTTGCCGTCCTGACCCGGATGGACCGGTTCAGGGAGGGCTGGCGCCACCGCCGGTTCGAGCGCGAAATGGGCCGGGATCGCGACTTTGACCGGCATCGGGGCTATGACCGCGACCGGTATGACCGGAATGGTGGCCCGGATCGGAACGGCTCCGAACGGCTCTGA
- a CDS encoding TRAP transporter large permease, giving the protein MTSVIIFGLLIALMLTGMPISIALGLTVLTFIYTMTNVPTESVALKLFTGIDNFEIMAIPFFILAGNFLTHGGVARRMIDFARSMIGHWYGGLGLAGVLACALFAAVSGSSPATVIAIGSIMLPAMVKQGFPKRFGAGVITTSGALGILIPPSIVMVIYCVATGGNIALDPAGQRVSSASVGQMFIAGVIPGLMLATLLGMTTFYRAWRNDYPRLPKASWGERITAFRKCVWGLLLILIVLGGIYAGIFTPTEAAAISAVYAFVIAVFVYRDMTLWDVPKVLLGSANMSAMILYIITNAVLFSFLMANENIPQQIANWITSIGVGWIVFLLVVNVLLLIAGNFMEPSSIVLIMAPILFPVAVKLGIHPVHLGILMVVNMEVGMCHPPVGLNLYVASGIAKMGITELTIAVWPWLLTMLIFLGIVTYVPEISLWLPRMLGML; this is encoded by the coding sequence ATGACCTCGGTTATCATCTTCGGCCTCCTGATCGCGCTGATGCTCACGGGCATGCCGATCTCGATCGCGCTCGGCCTCACGGTGCTCACCTTCATCTACACGATGACCAACGTGCCGACGGAATCGGTGGCGCTGAAGCTGTTCACCGGCATCGACAATTTCGAGATCATGGCGATCCCGTTCTTCATCCTCGCCGGAAATTTCCTCACCCATGGCGGCGTCGCGAGACGCATGATCGATTTTGCGAGATCGATGATCGGCCATTGGTATGGCGGGCTGGGGCTCGCCGGCGTCCTGGCCTGCGCGCTGTTCGCCGCCGTGTCGGGCTCTTCGCCCGCCACCGTGATCGCGATCGGGTCGATCATGCTGCCCGCGATGGTGAAGCAGGGTTTCCCGAAACGCTTCGGTGCCGGCGTCATCACCACCTCGGGCGCGCTCGGCATCCTGATCCCGCCGTCGATCGTGATGGTGATCTATTGCGTGGCGACCGGCGGCAACATCGCGCTCGATCCGGCCGGCCAGCGCGTCTCCTCCGCGTCGGTCGGCCAGATGTTCATCGCCGGCGTCATTCCCGGCCTGATGCTGGCGACGCTGCTCGGCATGACCACCTTCTACCGCGCCTGGCGCAACGATTATCCGAGGCTGCCGAAGGCGAGCTGGGGCGAACGCATTACTGCGTTCCGCAAATGCGTCTGGGGCCTGCTGCTGATCCTGATCGTGCTCGGCGGCATCTATGCTGGTATTTTCACGCCAACCGAAGCTGCGGCGATCAGCGCCGTATATGCCTTCGTGATCGCCGTGTTCGTCTATCGCGACATGACGCTGTGGGATGTGCCGAAGGTGCTGCTCGGCTCGGCCAACATGAGCGCGATGATCCTCTACATCATCACCAACGCGGTGCTGTTCTCCTTCCTGATGGCGAACGAGAACATTCCGCAGCAGATCGCCAACTGGATCACCTCGATCGGCGTCGGCTGGATCGTCTTCCTGCTCGTCGTCAACGTGCTGCTGCTGATCGCCGGCAACTTCATGGAGCCGTCCTCGATCGTGCTGATCATGGCGCCGATCCTGTTTCCGGTGGCGGTCAAGCTCGGCATCCATCCGGTGCATCTCGGCATCCTGATGGTGGTCAACATGGAGGTCGGTATGTGCCATCCGCCGGTCGGGCTGAACCTCTATGTCGCCTCCGGCATCGCCAAGATGGGCATCACCGAGCTGACGATCGCGGTGTGGCCGTGGCTTCTGACCATGCTGATCTTCCTCGGCATCGTGACCTACGTGCCGGAGATCTCGCTGTGGCTGCCGCGAATGCTCGGCATGCTCTAG
- a CDS encoding TRAP transporter small permease, whose product MLLRILDRLEEILIATLMALATVLIFLAVCHRYLLGIPFLFPILFPINLSWAQELCIYMFVWVAKFGAAYGVRTGIHVGVDVVVNQLRSPWRNYVVLFGLLCGAFFTVVIGTMGAKFVYGLYHTDQVSPDLEIPSWFVYLCIPLGSYLMCFRFLQVAYHYFFTGELPHHDHAHVEGVDVDEPGAGAAGVTR is encoded by the coding sequence ATATTGCTTCGCATCCTCGACCGGCTTGAGGAGATCTTGATCGCAACGCTGATGGCGCTCGCGACCGTGCTGATCTTCCTCGCCGTGTGTCACCGCTATCTGCTCGGCATACCCTTCCTGTTTCCGATCCTGTTCCCGATCAACCTGTCCTGGGCGCAGGAGCTCTGCATCTACATGTTCGTGTGGGTGGCCAAGTTTGGCGCCGCCTATGGCGTGCGCACCGGCATCCATGTCGGCGTCGACGTCGTGGTCAATCAGCTCAGGTCGCCCTGGCGCAACTATGTCGTGCTGTTCGGTTTGCTCTGTGGCGCGTTCTTCACCGTGGTGATCGGCACCATGGGCGCGAAGTTCGTTTACGGGCTCTACCATACCGACCAGGTGTCACCCGACCTCGAGATTCCAAGCTGGTTCGTCTACCTCTGCATTCCTCTCGGCTCCTATCTGATGTGCTTCCGCTTCCTGCAGGTGGCATATCATTACTTCTTCACCGGTGAACTGCCGCATCACGACCACGCCCATGTCGAGGGCGTGGACGTCGATGAGCCGGGTGCGGGCGCTGCGGGGGTGACGCGATGA
- a CDS encoding TRAP transporter substrate-binding protein: MRKLILAAASIAALALVGPAAAQSPIVIKFSHVVATNTPKGLAAEKFKELAEKYTEGKVKVEVYPNSQLYKDKEELEALQLGAVQMLAPSNSKFGPIGVKEFEVFDLPYILPDLKTLRKVTDGPLGARLLKLLEPKGMIGLAYWDNGFKQMSANKKLVAPADYRGLKFRIQSSKVLEAQFRSLGVVPQVMAFSEVYQALQTGVVDGQENTWSNIYTQKMHEVQKYITETNHGYIGYVVVTNKKFWDGLPADVRANCEKAMKEATAYGNAQSQKENDDALADIKKTGKSEIIKLTPEQDAAMRKAMEPVYKDVAGRVGQPLIDEFLKETRGATN, encoded by the coding sequence ATGCGCAAGCTGATTTTGGCCGCGGCATCGATCGCGGCGCTGGCTCTGGTCGGACCTGCTGCGGCGCAATCGCCGATCGTCATCAAGTTCAGCCATGTGGTGGCAACCAATACGCCGAAGGGGCTGGCGGCCGAGAAGTTCAAGGAACTGGCCGAGAAATACACCGAGGGCAAGGTCAAGGTCGAAGTCTATCCGAACTCGCAGCTCTACAAGGACAAGGAAGAGCTGGAAGCGCTGCAGCTCGGCGCGGTGCAGATGCTGGCGCCCTCGAACTCGAAGTTCGGCCCGATCGGGGTCAAGGAGTTCGAGGTCTTCGATCTGCCCTACATTCTTCCCGATCTGAAGACGCTGCGGAAAGTGACTGACGGTCCGCTCGGCGCCAGGCTCCTGAAGCTGCTCGAACCGAAGGGCATGATCGGTCTTGCCTACTGGGACAACGGCTTCAAGCAGATGTCCGCCAACAAGAAGCTGGTGGCGCCGGCCGACTATCGTGGCCTGAAGTTCCGCATTCAGTCGTCGAAGGTGCTGGAAGCGCAGTTCCGCTCGCTCGGCGTGGTCCCGCAGGTGATGGCGTTCTCGGAAGTCTATCAGGCGCTGCAGACCGGCGTCGTCGACGGGCAGGAGAACACCTGGTCGAACATCTATACCCAGAAAATGCACGAGGTGCAGAAGTACATCACCGAGACCAATCACGGCTACATCGGCTATGTCGTGGTCACCAACAAGAAGTTCTGGGACGGGCTGCCGGCGGACGTTCGGGCCAATTGCGAGAAGGCGATGAAGGAAGCCACCGCCTATGGCAACGCGCAGTCGCAGAAGGAAAACGACGACGCGCTCGCCGACATCAAGAAGACGGGCAAGAGCGAGATCATCAAGCTCACGCCAGAGCAGGACGCCGCGATGCGCAAGGCGATGGAGCCTGTCTACAAGGATGTCGCCGGCCGCGTCGGCCAGCCGCTGATCGACGAGTTCCTGAAGGAGACGAGGGGCGCGACGAACTAG